A region of Desulfocurvibacter africanus subsp. africanus DSM 2603 DNA encodes the following proteins:
- a CDS encoding pyruvate carboxylase yields MAPKTFEKVLSEIKGKPVLVANRGIPARRIVRTLREQFQAISVLTVTDVDKTSPSASAARELLLLGEDPRSYLDIDLIIRKAKRRGIVAIHPGWGFAAEDDTFPQKCDEAGIIFIGPTSEAMRKLGNKVEVRKLAKEIGVPVVPGSENSVSIPEARRLAKEMGYPIMLKAEGGGGGRGISEIYTDEQLESAFHKASALAQASFGNPRLYVEKLLTNIRHIEIQVIADKYGNVFAFDERDCTVQRKHQKLIEVTPSPWPGMTDELRTQLKQYATDLVSAVKYHSLCTVEFLVDGQGTPYLIEVNTRLQVEHGITEMRYGIDLVEEQIAVALGSKLRFTEDNTKPSVKAMQCRINSEDPRNNFQPNAGVITRYVSPGGQGIRLDSCVSVGYDFPSQYDSAAALLISFGHEWPKVYKIMERALREYMVGGVKTTIPFHLQVLQHPKFQNVEYDTKFIDCTPELLCYTDEESEEIRLSQFVAEISAKGYNPYVSLGKYRGQGDMRTGRFNPVLPKSDKDAWTSPYPRGDAKAILDYVRDTRSDGVMHFTDTTTRDITQSNSGNRFRLAEDRIVGPYLDKCGFFSLENGGGAHFHVAMLANMTYPFTEAADWNVFAPKTLKQVLIRSTNVLGYKPQPRNLMRKTGEMICEHYDIIRCFDFLNHVENMRPFAEVALAHEKDGKIFEPAISLSWSPVRQHLFTVEHYVGVADEIVDMCAKVAGVSTDNIAKRIILGLKDMAGVCPPRFMRELVTTLRKRYPELILHYHRHYTDGLFVPAVAAACEAGAHITDVAIGATVRWYGQGEVLSTAAYLEELGLSNVLNKDMIRQSGFVLKQIMPYYDRYTAPYFRGIDYDVVEHGMPGGATSSSQEGALKQGYIQLLPYMLQFLAGTRKIVHYHDVTPGSQITWNAAFLAVTGAYKRGGEREVLHLLEVLEDVASTPEEKLTKAVKEDRLLLYRDSNDAFRQLLLGKYGKLPLGFPPEWVYQSAFGPEYKRALTERTEQSPLEALPDMDIKAEHKALRLRLQRQPTEEEYVMYLNHPGDALKTIEFRSKYGDPNNLPLDVWFEGLETGQELVFEDTRGKPHLMHILDISAVDDRGMSVVRYVLDSEILSSQVKVAEAKGKALVGVELAEASNIYHVAAPCNGDLWVMHVSPGDFVKAGEELFNVSVMKQEKAIFAPVDGMVKRVLKDADFQQSKKMVPVKEGELLVELGPVPRSCPNCKEPLTRDEYNFCPYCGQDIVAND; encoded by the coding sequence ATGGCACCGAAGACCTTCGAGAAAGTCCTTTCCGAAATCAAGGGTAAGCCGGTCCTGGTGGCCAACCGGGGCATTCCAGCGCGCAGGATCGTGCGCACGCTCCGGGAGCAGTTTCAAGCCATTTCCGTTTTGACGGTGACCGATGTGGACAAGACGTCTCCCTCGGCTTCCGCAGCTCGCGAACTACTGCTTTTGGGCGAGGACCCTCGCTCATACCTCGATATCGATCTTATCATTCGCAAAGCCAAACGCCGTGGCATCGTAGCAATTCACCCCGGCTGGGGCTTTGCCGCAGAGGACGATACTTTCCCTCAGAAATGTGACGAAGCGGGAATTATCTTTATCGGACCCACGTCCGAGGCAATGCGCAAGCTCGGCAACAAGGTCGAGGTGCGTAAGCTTGCCAAGGAGATCGGCGTGCCCGTGGTGCCGGGCTCCGAGAATTCGGTGAGCATCCCCGAGGCGAGGCGGCTTGCCAAGGAGATGGGTTATCCCATCATGCTCAAGGCTGAAGGCGGCGGCGGCGGACGTGGTATTTCCGAGATTTATACCGACGAGCAACTGGAGAGCGCTTTCCATAAGGCCTCGGCACTGGCTCAGGCATCTTTCGGCAACCCACGCCTTTATGTGGAGAAGCTGCTCACCAATATCCGCCATATCGAAATTCAGGTCATCGCTGACAAGTACGGTAATGTTTTCGCTTTTGACGAGCGCGACTGCACGGTTCAGCGCAAGCACCAAAAGCTCATCGAAGTCACACCCTCGCCCTGGCCAGGCATGACCGACGAGTTGCGGACGCAACTCAAGCAGTACGCCACCGATCTGGTGAGCGCTGTAAAATATCATTCCCTGTGCACCGTGGAATTTCTTGTGGATGGTCAGGGCACGCCGTACCTCATCGAAGTCAATACGCGCCTGCAGGTGGAACACGGTATCACCGAAATGCGCTATGGCATCGATTTGGTGGAGGAACAGATCGCTGTTGCCCTGGGCTCCAAGCTGCGCTTCACCGAGGATAACACGAAGCCCAGCGTGAAGGCCATGCAGTGCCGCATTAACAGCGAAGACCCGCGCAACAATTTCCAGCCGAATGCCGGCGTCATCACCCGTTATGTATCGCCTGGTGGCCAGGGCATCCGCCTTGATTCCTGCGTATCCGTTGGCTACGATTTCCCTTCGCAGTATGATTCGGCCGCAGCGTTGCTCATCTCCTTTGGACACGAGTGGCCCAAAGTCTACAAGATCATGGAGCGCGCTTTGCGCGAATACATGGTCGGCGGCGTAAAGACGACCATTCCTTTCCATTTACAGGTATTGCAGCACCCCAAGTTTCAGAACGTCGAGTATGACACCAAATTCATCGACTGCACGCCTGAACTCTTATGCTATACGGACGAGGAGTCCGAGGAGATCCGACTCTCGCAGTTCGTAGCCGAGATTTCGGCCAAGGGTTACAACCCCTACGTATCGCTAGGTAAGTACCGCGGCCAAGGTGACATGCGCACAGGCCGTTTCAACCCGGTACTGCCCAAGTCGGATAAGGATGCTTGGACGTCACCCTACCCACGTGGCGACGCCAAGGCCATCCTGGACTATGTGCGCGACACTCGCTCCGATGGCGTGATGCACTTCACGGATACCACCACCCGCGACATCACCCAGTCCAACAGCGGCAACCGCTTCCGCCTTGCCGAGGACCGTATTGTTGGACCTTACCTGGACAAGTGCGGCTTTTTCTCGCTGGAAAACGGCGGCGGCGCACACTTCCACGTGGCCATGCTGGCCAACATGACCTACCCGTTCACCGAGGCGGCTGACTGGAATGTCTTCGCGCCCAAGACCCTCAAGCAGGTTCTCATCCGTTCCACCAATGTGCTCGGCTACAAGCCCCAACCACGCAATCTCATGCGCAAGACGGGCGAGATGATCTGCGAGCATTACGACATTATCCGTTGCTTCGACTTCCTTAACCATGTGGAAAACATGCGGCCCTTCGCCGAAGTGGCCCTTGCCCACGAAAAGGACGGCAAGATATTCGAGCCGGCTATCTCTCTGTCCTGGTCTCCTGTGCGGCAACATCTGTTCACGGTGGAACATTACGTTGGCGTAGCCGACGAGATCGTGGATATGTGCGCCAAGGTCGCCGGGGTCTCAACCGATAACATCGCCAAACGCATCATCTTGGGCCTCAAGGATATGGCCGGCGTTTGCCCTCCGCGTTTCATGCGCGAGTTGGTGACGACCCTGCGCAAACGCTACCCCGAGCTCATCCTGCATTACCATCGCCACTACACGGATGGCCTGTTCGTTCCTGCCGTGGCTGCGGCCTGCGAGGCCGGAGCGCACATTACAGACGTGGCCATCGGAGCAACGGTGCGCTGGTACGGCCAAGGCGAAGTGCTGTCCACGGCCGCCTACTTGGAAGAGTTGGGCCTTTCCAATGTGCTCAACAAGGATATGATTCGGCAATCCGGGTTCGTGCTTAAACAAATCATGCCCTATTACGACCGCTACACGGCACCGTACTTCCGTGGCATTGACTATGACGTGGTAGAGCATGGCATGCCGGGCGGCGCTACATCCAGTTCGCAAGAAGGCGCCCTCAAGCAGGGCTACATCCAGTTGCTGCCATACATGCTCCAGTTCCTGGCTGGCACACGCAAGATAGTGCATTATCATGATGTGACGCCTGGCTCTCAGATCACCTGGAATGCTGCTTTCCTGGCTGTGACCGGAGCCTACAAGCGCGGTGGAGAGCGCGAGGTGCTCCATCTTCTGGAGGTCCTGGAGGATGTCGCATCTACACCGGAAGAAAAGTTGACCAAGGCGGTAAAAGAGGATCGGCTGCTTCTCTACCGCGACTCCAATGACGCTTTTCGTCAGCTTCTTTTGGGAAAATATGGCAAGTTGCCCTTGGGCTTCCCTCCCGAATGGGTTTATCAGAGCGCTTTTGGGCCTGAGTACAAGCGCGCGCTGACCGAGCGCACCGAGCAATCTCCCTTGGAAGCGCTGCCTGATATGGATATCAAGGCCGAGCACAAGGCCTTGCGTTTGCGTTTGCAGCGCCAGCCTACGGAAGAAGAATACGTCATGTATCTTAACCATCCCGGTGACGCGCTCAAGACCATTGAATTCCGTTCCAAATATGGAGATCCGAATAATCTGCCATTGGATGTCTGGTTCGAAGGGCTGGAGACTGGACAAGAGTTGGTTTTCGAGGACACACGAGGCAAACCGCACCTCATGCATATTCTGGATATATCTGCCGTTGACGACCGCGGCATGAGCGTGGTGCGTTACGTGCTCGACTCGGAGATTCTAAGTTCGCAGGTAAAGGTGGCTGAAGCCAAGGGTAAAGCTCTGGTGGGTGTTGAGTTGGCCGAAGCATCCAATATCTACCACGTAGCAGCCCCATGCAATGGCGATTTGTGGGTCATGCACGTGAGTCCAGGCGATTTCGTCAAGGCTGGGGAGGAGTTGTTCAATGTTTCTGTTATGAAGCAGGAAAAGGCGATCTTTGCGCCCGTAGATGGCATGGTAAAACGTGTGCTCAAAGATGCTGACTTCCAGCAGAGCAAGAAGATGGTGCCTGTCAAAGAAGGTGAACTGCTGGTGGAACTTGGACCAGTTCCGCGTTCTTGTCCCAATTGCAAGGAGCCTTTAACACGCGATGAATACAACTTCTGTCCATACTGCGGACAGGATATAGTGGCGAACGACTGA
- a CDS encoding biotin--[acetyl-CoA-carboxylase] ligase has protein sequence MIEKGIHLLADELEPGAAVTPDELAQAHPLWGLDVQGLAPWVRRRQSFGGEHLDCWTSEAVEIAWPVLVSGPCGSSMDLAWRLAAQNALPPWSSILAVSQQCGRGQTRRHWDSPPGNLYAAWLWPRLPEQWTRLASLLAGYILCKALQVYVPDLRMKWPNDLLHGDAKVGGVLVEERKDLLLVGFGLNLSSAPGPQDMRAGAVAPAGHLSSLGHDFGILGLWLRLITPAYRELERIQAGEPCQFVRSMEELLAWRGSRVRIRETGEGERLGTLIGLSEDGGLRLAEDAGEQVLYSGTIIPL, from the coding sequence ATGATTGAAAAAGGTATACATCTCTTGGCCGATGAACTGGAGCCCGGAGCTGCCGTCACGCCCGACGAACTTGCGCAAGCGCACCCGCTTTGGGGTTTAGATGTTCAAGGCTTGGCCCCTTGGGTGCGTCGCCGGCAATCATTTGGTGGAGAACACCTGGATTGTTGGACCAGTGAAGCCGTGGAGATTGCTTGGCCAGTACTGGTCAGCGGGCCATGCGGATCCTCCATGGACCTGGCTTGGCGTCTTGCCGCCCAGAACGCGCTCCCACCTTGGAGCTCCATTTTGGCCGTGAGCCAACAGTGCGGACGGGGCCAGACTCGCCGCCACTGGGATTCTCCCCCCGGAAATCTGTATGCCGCCTGGCTTTGGCCAAGGCTTCCCGAACAGTGGACACGGCTTGCATCTCTTCTGGCCGGTTATATTTTATGCAAGGCCTTGCAGGTGTACGTGCCTGATTTGCGCATGAAATGGCCCAACGATCTGCTGCATGGCGATGCCAAAGTTGGTGGAGTGTTAGTAGAGGAGCGCAAGGATTTGCTTTTGGTGGGTTTCGGACTCAACTTGAGTTCTGCGCCCGGCCCGCAGGACATGCGCGCTGGCGCGGTTGCACCGGCAGGCCACCTGAGCAGTCTGGGGCATGATTTCGGCATTTTGGGCCTATGGTTGAGACTGATCACGCCTGCCTACCGTGAACTTGAGAGAATACAGGCAGGCGAGCCCTGCCAATTCGTGCGATCCATGGAGGAGTTGTTGGCCTGGAGAGGCTCCAGGGTCAGAATCCGAGAAACAGGGGAGGGGGAGCGCCTGGGTACCCTTATCGGGCTGTCGGAGGATGGCGGTCTTCGGCTGGCCGAGGATGCAGGTGAACAAGTGCTTTACTCAGGCACTATTATTCCATTATAG
- a CDS encoding HD domain-containing protein — MKLFLVGGAVRDLLLGRPRSDEDILVFGMSREEFRQRFPMAKEVGRTTPSFVLEGREYMLPRGPDIDADLAARDLTINALALDEQGQLYAHPRALEDLHYRILRPASPDSLIADPVRVLRAARFSAELPEFTASGELLQSMREAAQKADYAELPRERVSKEILKAMAAPQPSRFVGLLAQTGALAPWFAEIEGFDRIPAGPAPYHTGSLLAHLQRVMDRLAGSPLAVWMGLCHDLGKAGTDPSRWPKHHKHDKLGAPLAEALARRLGLPERYVRAGRIAAALHMTAAHYSILRPGTRVDILSQLHNHGLLEEMFALIAADQPESAPLADAAKMEAQARHDLQTMLKVRLPPEDRNRGPRSGQRLRELRCLALAKSERRQHSVDKPA; from the coding sequence ATGAAGTTGTTCCTTGTAGGCGGCGCCGTACGTGACCTACTGCTAGGCAGACCGCGTAGCGATGAGGACATCCTCGTTTTCGGCATGAGCCGCGAGGAATTCCGGCAGCGCTTCCCCATGGCCAAAGAGGTCGGCAGAACCACGCCTTCATTTGTGCTTGAAGGCCGGGAATATATGCTCCCACGTGGCCCAGACATCGATGCGGACTTGGCTGCCCGCGACCTTACCATCAATGCCCTGGCTTTGGATGAGCAGGGGCAATTATATGCACATCCTCGGGCCTTGGAAGACCTGCATTACAGAATTCTTCGCCCCGCCTCGCCGGACTCCCTGATCGCCGACCCTGTGCGGGTGCTGCGTGCAGCACGCTTCAGCGCAGAACTGCCAGAGTTTACGGCTTCAGGCGAACTACTCCAGTCCATGCGTGAGGCCGCGCAGAAAGCAGATTATGCGGAACTGCCCCGCGAGCGCGTCAGTAAGGAAATCCTCAAAGCCATGGCCGCACCCCAGCCTTCGCGCTTCGTCGGGCTGCTCGCGCAGACAGGAGCCCTTGCACCGTGGTTTGCGGAAATCGAAGGATTCGACCGCATACCTGCCGGACCAGCACCCTATCATACAGGCAGCCTATTAGCCCATCTGCAGCGGGTTATGGACAGACTTGCCGGCTCGCCCCTGGCCGTATGGATGGGCCTTTGCCACGATCTGGGCAAGGCAGGCACAGATCCGTCGCGCTGGCCGAAGCACCACAAGCACGACAAACTCGGTGCGCCGCTAGCCGAAGCTTTGGCCCGCCGTCTGGGCCTGCCGGAACGGTACGTACGGGCTGGACGCATCGCCGCGGCGCTGCATATGACCGCCGCACACTACTCCATTCTAAGACCCGGCACTCGCGTGGACATCCTCAGCCAATTGCATAACCACGGCCTGCTCGAAGAGATGTTTGCCCTGATAGCCGCCGACCAGCCCGAGAGCGCGCCTTTGGCCGATGCAGCCAAGATGGAGGCCCAGGCCCGCCATGATCTTCAGACGATGCTCAAGGTACGCCTCCCGCCAGAGGACCGCAATCGTGGCCCGCGCTCAGGCCAAAGACTGCGCGAGTTGCGCTGCCTGGCTTTGGCCAAATCAGAACGCAGACAACACTCCGTGGACAAGCCTGCCTAA
- a CDS encoding amidohydrolase family protein, protein MTVEDGGPLEDALILGDHGQVEAVGPWRELRGRIHSEVADFRGVALAPGLVNAHCHLELSHLGHGLTLGKGFLPWVRSLVPHLREPLRPEALQTALGQMLDCGTAFVADITGRNCEAVAAALDSAGLGYWQFMEVFGFSSQSHAGPAVICERTLSDAALRHAATAGHAPYSTHPDFLRQAKQWSRVHGRPFSIHLAEPEGEAELLNSGGGALAEFYRRAGILPHDFQPPVLSSVVYADSLGLLDSSTLAVHCVHVDDVDIGLLHERAANVCLCPRSNARMAVGRAPWEALFAAGVNICLGTDGLTSNADLDLWNELRFFREGLLDSLDLAQALALVTYNPACALGVAEEYGSIAPGRRAVFSVLPEDVAAWPVGKRRAPRRRALH, encoded by the coding sequence ATGACTGTCGAGGACGGCGGCCCCCTGGAGGACGCCTTGATCCTGGGCGATCACGGCCAAGTCGAAGCGGTGGGTCCATGGCGCGAGTTACGGGGACGTATCCATAGCGAGGTGGCCGACTTTCGCGGAGTTGCATTGGCCCCAGGACTGGTCAATGCGCATTGTCACCTCGAATTATCGCACCTCGGCCATGGCCTGACCTTGGGCAAGGGTTTCCTGCCCTGGGTCCGCAGCCTTGTGCCCCATCTGCGCGAGCCACTCCGTCCTGAAGCCCTCCAGACGGCCTTGGGCCAGATGCTGGATTGCGGCACGGCTTTCGTGGCTGATATCACGGGCCGCAACTGCGAAGCTGTGGCTGCGGCGCTGGATTCCGCCGGACTTGGCTACTGGCAGTTCATGGAAGTATTCGGCTTTTCCAGCCAATCTCATGCCGGGCCTGCCGTGATTTGTGAGCGAACGCTGTCGGACGCGGCTCTCAGGCATGCAGCGACGGCAGGCCACGCACCGTATTCCACACATCCCGACTTCCTGCGGCAAGCCAAGCAATGGTCCAGAGTTCATGGCAGGCCTTTCAGCATTCACTTGGCCGAGCCCGAAGGCGAGGCTGAGTTGTTGAACTCGGGAGGCGGTGCTTTGGCCGAGTTCTATCGCCGGGCAGGCATCCTGCCGCACGATTTTCAGCCTCCAGTGCTTTCATCCGTGGTTTACGCCGATTCCCTGGGGTTGCTCGACTCCTCGACTTTGGCTGTGCACTGCGTGCACGTGGATGACGTGGACATCGGACTCCTCCATGAGAGGGCCGCGAATGTCTGTCTGTGTCCACGCAGCAACGCGCGCATGGCCGTGGGGCGTGCGCCGTGGGAAGCGCTGTTTGCCGCCGGGGTGAACATTTGTCTTGGCACCGATGGCCTGACTTCCAATGCCGATCTGGACTTATGGAACGAACTGCGTTTTTTCCGCGAGGGATTGCTCGATTCGCTTGATCTGGCTCAGGCTTTGGCCCTGGTCACGTACAACCCCGCCTGCGCCCTGGGTGTAGCAGAAGAGTACGGGAGCATCGCACCCGGCCGGCGGGCGGTTTTCAGCGTTCTTCCCGAGGATGTGGCGGCTTGGCCCGTAGGGAAGAGGAGGGCTCCTCGCCGGCGAGCATTGCATTAA
- the coaD gene encoding pantetheine-phosphate adenylyltransferase, whose translation MANYRSCVAVYPGTFDPLHNGHVSLVRRGLQIFETIIFAVAKDTHKMPLFSLEERVAMAEQAFRNEPRLMVEPFSGLLVDYVAKRGANVILRGLRAVSDFEFEFQMALMNRKLNRQVQTVFLMTDYQWLYSSSTIIKEAAKHHGNINGLVPHAVLDKLREKFPSESDAGPLVTRATNRPVIG comes from the coding sequence ATGGCGAACTACAGATCCTGCGTAGCCGTCTATCCCGGCACGTTCGATCCCCTGCACAACGGGCATGTAAGCTTGGTGCGGCGGGGGCTGCAGATCTTCGAAACGATCATCTTCGCCGTGGCCAAGGACACGCACAAGATGCCTCTCTTCAGTTTGGAAGAGCGCGTGGCCATGGCCGAACAAGCCTTTCGGAATGAGCCCAGGCTCATGGTCGAACCCTTCTCCGGGCTGCTGGTTGATTATGTGGCCAAGCGCGGTGCAAACGTCATCCTGCGCGGGCTACGCGCTGTAAGCGACTTCGAGTTCGAGTTCCAGATGGCGCTTATGAACCGCAAGCTGAACAGGCAGGTTCAGACGGTCTTTCTCATGACCGATTACCAGTGGCTGTACAGCAGCTCCACAATTATCAAGGAAGCCGCCAAACACCATGGCAATATCAATGGCCTCGTGCCCCATGCCGTGCTCGACAAGCTGCGGGAGAAGTTTCCTTCCGAATCCGATGCTGGTCCTCTCGTGACGCGAGCCACGAATCGTCCTGTGATAGGTTGA
- the rsmD gene encoding 16S rRNA (guanine(966)-N(2))-methyltransferase RsmD, with amino-acid sequence MRIHSGAFRGRSIKTVEGPGYRPATAKVREAAFNMLSARGLEFEGLRVADFFAGSGSLGIETLSRGAEFALFVEMNRKAAAMLRENLRGLGVEPARYRVEARDLFTVLKARPDEAFGLIFIDPPYGQNLLEPALQLAFSKAWVAPGALILAEVEASLDFKDLESLPGLALETDRCYGQTRILLWRTTDPA; translated from the coding sequence ATGCGCATTCATAGCGGCGCGTTTCGCGGGCGGTCAATCAAGACCGTGGAAGGTCCAGGCTACAGGCCGGCCACGGCCAAGGTGCGCGAGGCGGCCTTTAACATGCTCTCTGCCAGAGGCTTGGAATTCGAAGGTTTGCGCGTGGCGGACTTTTTCGCCGGCAGCGGCAGCCTGGGTATTGAGACCTTGAGCCGTGGGGCGGAGTTCGCCTTGTTCGTGGAAATGAACCGTAAGGCCGCGGCCATGCTACGTGAGAACCTGCGTGGCTTGGGCGTGGAGCCTGCCCGTTATCGCGTCGAGGCAAGGGATCTGTTCACGGTTCTCAAGGCCCGGCCCGACGAAGCCTTCGGTCTCATTTTTATCGATCCTCCTTATGGCCAAAATTTACTGGAGCCAGCCTTGCAGCTTGCATTTAGCAAGGCTTGGGTTGCGCCCGGCGCACTCATCTTGGCCGAGGTTGAAGCTTCGCTGGATTTCAAGGACCTGGAAAGCCTGCCCGGGCTGGCCCTGGAAACGGACCGGTGTTACGGTCAGACGAGGATACTACTATGGCGAACTACAGATCCTGCGTAG
- a CDS encoding MBL fold metallo-hydrolase RNA specificity domain-containing protein: MKIKFLGAARTVTGSCYVLEANGRRFAVDCGMHQGNREIDKRNEDMQPYAPEDLESILVTHAHIDHSGLLPRLVKTGFNGPVYATVPTRALLDIMLQDSAHIQEMEAEWRNYKNLRRGQPAVEPLYDQADALKAVGLIRPKEYMDWFEPVPGVRARFLDAGHILGSAVIELFVQEDGKETKLVFSGDLGRPDQLLIQDPSIVETADYLLMESTYGNRDHKDPQKSREELAEAIRYSYANGEKVIIPAFAVERSQEIIYTLFILAKEGKLPADMPIYLDSPLAIKATEVFKQHPEYLDKETRELINNGEHPLEFPNLRFTQTAQESMALNNLRKPAIIISASGMANAGRIKHHLRHNLWRKGASIVFTGFQAMGTPGRKIVDGAKKILILGEEVAVNAKVYTIGGFSAHAGQSQMLDWLSNFRNKAMKVFLVHGEAKAQETFAELIRSRLGLEVHIPDYLEDVTLEPGRAPAIEVDVAKARPSVDWDYLLGTTQKLLGDFRSRLGEVKSKPWIDQTELRERLLEVNQSLMKLNSEM; this comes from the coding sequence ATGAAAATCAAGTTCTTAGGCGCGGCCAGGACCGTGACGGGCTCCTGCTATGTCCTTGAGGCCAACGGCAGGCGTTTTGCCGTGGACTGCGGCATGCATCAGGGCAATCGGGAGATCGACAAGCGCAACGAGGATATGCAGCCCTACGCCCCCGAGGACCTGGAGAGCATCCTAGTCACCCACGCACATATCGATCATTCGGGATTGCTGCCTCGCCTGGTCAAGACCGGCTTCAACGGTCCCGTATACGCCACTGTGCCCACGCGTGCCCTTCTGGATATCATGCTCCAGGACAGTGCACACATCCAGGAGATGGAAGCGGAATGGCGCAACTACAAGAACCTGCGTCGTGGCCAGCCAGCCGTCGAGCCATTGTACGACCAAGCCGACGCGCTCAAGGCCGTGGGGCTTATTCGACCCAAGGAGTACATGGACTGGTTCGAGCCGGTGCCTGGCGTACGGGCGCGCTTCTTGGACGCAGGGCATATTCTTGGCTCGGCGGTCATCGAGCTGTTCGTGCAGGAGGATGGCAAGGAGACCAAACTGGTCTTTTCCGGCGACCTGGGCCGACCGGATCAGCTGCTCATTCAGGACCCCTCCATTGTGGAGACCGCGGATTATTTGCTGATGGAATCCACCTACGGCAACCGCGACCACAAGGATCCGCAAAAGAGCCGCGAGGAGCTTGCCGAGGCCATCCGCTACAGTTATGCCAATGGCGAGAAGGTCATCATCCCGGCTTTTGCCGTGGAACGCAGCCAGGAGATCATTTATACTTTGTTCATCCTGGCCAAGGAAGGCAAGCTGCCAGCCGATATGCCCATCTATCTCGACAGTCCCTTGGCCATCAAGGCCACGGAGGTCTTCAAGCAGCATCCCGAGTACCTGGACAAAGAGACTAGGGAGCTGATCAATAACGGTGAGCACCCCCTGGAATTTCCCAATCTGCGTTTCACTCAGACGGCCCAGGAGTCCATGGCCCTCAACAATCTGCGCAAGCCGGCCATCATCATCTCGGCAAGCGGCATGGCCAATGCCGGGCGCATCAAGCACCACTTGCGCCACAATCTCTGGCGCAAGGGCGCTAGCATCGTCTTCACCGGTTTCCAGGCCATGGGCACGCCGGGACGCAAGATAGTGGACGGAGCCAAGAAGATCCTCATCCTGGGCGAGGAAGTAGCCGTCAATGCCAAGGTCTACACCATCGGCGGGTTCTCGGCCCATGCGGGGCAGAGCCAGATGCTCGACTGGCTGTCGAATTTCCGCAACAAGGCCATGAAGGTTTTCCTGGTGCACGGCGAGGCTAAGGCGCAAGAGACATTTGCTGAATTGATCCGTAGCCGCCTTGGCCTCGAAGTGCACATTCCCGATTACCTGGAGGATGTCACTCTTGAGCCCGGCCGTGCGCCTGCCATTGAAGTGGACGTGGCCAAGGCCCGCCCGAGCGTGGATTGGGATTATCTGCTGGGCACCACGCAAAAGCTTCTTGGAGATTTCCGCTCGCGCTTGGGCGAGGTCAAGTCCAAGCCTTGGATAGATCAAACCGAGTTGCGCGAGCGACTGCTGGAAGTCAACCAGTCGCTCATGAAGCTCAACTCCGAGATGTAG